The Euphorbia lathyris chromosome 8, ddEupLath1.1, whole genome shotgun sequence genome has a window encoding:
- the LOC136202181 gene encoding uncharacterized protein has product MIISSNSSSVQCCSSLASRPLRYAVLGAGFAGLSVAWHLLKLSPKQLNLKIDIYDEVGIGGGASGVSGGLLHPYSPKVKLLWKGAECWNESLTLLSIAERAAISNESSFELGELGQDVDGFIVRRRGILRPATSMKNLNVLYDNAQNCNPSCRIETIDNHSAQRLVPNICLPFNSAFYMPEAVNVHPLRYLQALFLACENLVKELSSSEPGQKELYLHKKSVQTLSELEENYDAVVICLGAKADMIHELSGKLPLRTCRGVIAHMQLPYDIREEYQDYAPSILADAWLSVQGKRSLYMGSTWEWKSRNCCPNVPEDEASKALEELIPKVSAFYPGIKDWVFGGARAGLRAMPPLTTHGSLPLLGCVNDFVGKKCATEYWLFAGLGSRGLLYHAFLGNLMAQAVLTCNEHLLPAEFTCWKNVNR; this is encoded by the exons ATGATAATTtcatctaattcttcttccgtTCAGTGTTGTTCTTCTCTCGCCTCACGTCCCCTCAG ATACGCCGTGCTCGGCGCTGGTTTTGCTGGTCTCTCTGTCGCTTGGCATTTATTGAAG CTTAGTCCTAAGCAATTGAATCTCAAGATTGACATATATGATGAAGTCGGAATTGGGGGAGGTGCCTCTGGAGTTTCTGGGGGCCTACTTCACCCTTATTCTCCTAAAG TTAAGCTTCTCTGGAAAGGTGCTGAGTGTTGGAACGAGTCTTTGACGCTTTTAAGTATTGCTGAAAGGGCTGCTATCTCCAACGAATCAAGCTTCGAACTTGGAGAATTAGGTCAAGATGTTGATGGTTTCATAGTTAGGAGaag gggcATCTTGAGGCCAGCAACAAGCATGAAGAATTTGAATGTTTTGTATGAT AACGCTCAGAATTGCAACCCGAGTTGCAGAATAGAAACCATTGATAACCACTCTGCCCAGAGACTTGTCCCGAATATATGTCTACCTTTCAACTCGGCTTTTTACATGCCTGAAGCTGTAAATGTCCATCCTCTAAGATATCTTCAG GCTCTCTTCTTGGCTTGTGAAAATCTAGTGAAAGAGTTATCCTCTTCTGAACCAGGTCAAAAGGAGCTATATTTGCATAAGAAATCTGTTCAAACTCTTTCTGAATTAGAAG AGAACTATGACGCAGTGGTAATATGCTTAGGAGCCAAAGCAGATATGATACATGAGCTTTCTGGGAAACTTCCTTTGAGGACTTGTAGAGGTGTGATTGCACATATGCAGCTACCTTACGATATAAG GGAAGAGTATCAAGACTATGCCCCTTCGATACTTGCAGATGCATGGCTTTCTGTCCAGGGGAAGCGCAGTTTATATATGGGTTCAACGTGGGAATGGAAATCAAGAAACTGTTGTCCAAATGTTCCTGAAGATGAAGCTTCAAAAGCCCTTGAAGAACTTATACCAAAGGTGTCTGCTTTCTACCCAGGAATAAAGGATTGGGTTTTTGGTGGTGCAAGGGCAGGTTTGAGGGCAATGCCACCACTAACAACACATGGATCACTTCCACTTCTGGGGTGTGTTAATGATTTTGTTGGTAAAAAATGTGCTACTGAATACTGGTTATTTGCCGGACTTGGCTCCAGAGGTTTATTATACCATGCTTTTCTTGGGAATTTGATGGCACAGGCTGTGCTTACCTGTAACGAGCACTTATTACCTGCAGAATTTACCTGTTGGAAGAATGTGAATCGCTAG